From Nematostella vectensis chromosome 14, jaNemVect1.1, whole genome shotgun sequence, a single genomic window includes:
- the LOC116612999 gene encoding uncharacterized protein LOC116612999 isoform X3, with protein sequence MTSASRRLEDEVTCSICIEHFNDPRVLPCLHSFCRHCLEELAVHSEGRGKLVCPLCKAEFQISPADVPSLKVNFMINSIISVLPLLTSEDSKKKPSCESCDSGEPAQGRCNECDHFVCEQCISAHKRLRLLQHHTLLSLDEIKSGKLLSKSKTSYCTKHEGEVLKLFCESCKEVICRDCTVVDHKNHDYLFTSDVIAREKEEILGRAKKVASKLTDIEQAMALVEETQQHLEENKRATRRDLDAFIDKQIGTLEKMRSDLKGGIESACQKHDKQLTAQRETLSMRLASARSSLEFAERMCRDANDVDVLSIRNEVLSQLSSLAEKPVDQPCTEVGVRLVVDEEYWDSLSKKISVDVISVGESEQTGLEQSAILSGKGPEYLRDLLGFLKPMQQSPKSRWVRCFSAKRDGWAARTFHEKCNGKAPNIVLVSVGGRYVFGGYSDVAWTKMTSASRRLEDEVTCSICIEHFNDPRVLPCLHSFCRHCLEELAVHSEGRGKLVCPLCKAEFQISPADVPSLKVNFMINSIISVLPLLTSEDSKKKPSCESCDSGEPAQGRCNECDHFVCEQCISAHKRLRLLQHHTLLSLDEIKSGKLLSKSKTSYCTKHEGEVLKLFCESCKEVICRDCTVVDHKNHDYLFTSDVIAREKEEILGRAKKVASKLTDIEQAMALVEETQQHLEENKRATRRDLDAFIDKQIGTLEKMRSDLKGGIESACQKHDKQLTAQRETLSMRLASARSSLEFAERMCRDANDVDVLSIRNEVLSQLSSLAEKPVDQPCTEVGVRLVVDEEYWDSLSKKISVDVISVGESEQTGLEQSAILSGKGPEYLRDLLGILKPVQQSPKSRWVRCFSAKRDGWAARTFHEKCDGKAPNIVLVSVEGRYVFGGYSDVAWTRKCFYIITRFFLGQPLKFTKMFLQRISPVQCHNKSRKLNICQSPWKG encoded by the exons ATGACATCCGCCAGCAGGCGCCTCGAGGATGAGGTGACGTGCTCTATATGTATAGAGCACTTTAACGATCCTAGAGTGCTCCCTTGCTTGCACTCATTTTGTCGGCACTGCCTGGAAGAGCTGGCAGTGCACTCTGAAGGGAGAGGAAAACTTGTGTGCCCCCTCTGTAAGGCGGAATTCCAG ATTTCCCCAGCAGATGTTCCGAGTTTAAAGGTGAATTTCATGATCAACAGTATTATCTCTGTTCTTCCTTTGTTGACATCTGAAGACTCCAAGAAGAAACCATCTTGTGAATCGTGTGATAGCGGCGAGCCTGCCCAAGGGAGATGTAACGAGTGCGACCACTTTGTCTGTGAGCAGTGCATCTCGGCTCATAAGAGATTACGACTACTACAACACCACACTCTCCTCAGTCTTGATGAGATCAAAAGCGGAAAGTTACTTTCGAAGAGCAAAACTTCCTACTGCACCAAACATGAAGGTGAAGTGCTGAAACTGTTTTGCGAATCTTGTAAGGAAGTAATTTGCCGGGACTGCACCGTCGTTGATCATAAAAATCACGATTACCTTTTCACAAGTGATGTAATCGCTCGagagaaagaagaaatattGGGAAGAGCAAAAAAAGTTGCATCAAAACTCACCGATATTGAACAGGCGATGGCATTGGTAGAAGAGACTCAACAACATCTCGAGGAAAATAAACGTGCGACCAGAAGGGATCTGGATGCGTTCATTGATAAGCAGATAGGTACTCTTGAGAAGATGCGATCTGATCTTAAAGGGGGGATTGAGTCAGCTTGTCAAAAGCATGATAAGCAGCTGACTGCTCAGAGAGAGACTCTATCCATGAGACTTGCAAGTGCTCGTAGCAGTTTGGAGTTTGCTGAGAGAATGTGCAGAGATGCAAATGATGTGGATGTCTTGTCCATCAGGAATGAAGTGCTATCCCAGCTATCGAGTCTTGCAGAGAAACCCGTGGATCAGCCTTGTACGGAGGTTGGAGTTCGTCTTGTAGTGGATGAGGAGTATTGGGATTCTTTGTCAAAGAAGATCTCAGTTGATGTGATTTCTGTTGGTGAATCTGAGCAAACAG GTCTTGAGCAGTCCGCCATCCTCAGCGGCAAAGGTCCAGAGTACCTCCGAGATCTCTTGGGATTCCTGAAGCCCATGCAGCAAAGTCCCAAGAGTCGCTGGGTCAGATGTTTCTCAGCAAAGAGAGATGGCTGGGCTGCCAGGACCTTCCATGAAAAATGCAATGGCAAAGCGCCGAACATCGTACTCGTAAGCGTTGGAGGAAGATACGTGTTTGGTGGCTACTCTGACGTAGCGTGGACAA aaATGACATCCGCCAGCAGGCGCCTCGAGGATGAGGTGACGTGCTCTATATGTATAGAGCACTTCAACGATCCTAGAGTGCTCCCTTGCTTGCACTCATTTTGTCGGCACTGCCTGGAAGAGCTGGCAGTGCACTCTGAAGGGAGAGGAAAACTTGTGTGCCCCCTCTGTAAGGCGGAATTCCAG ATTTCCCCAGCAGATGTTCCGAGTTTAAAGGTGAATTTCATGATCAACAGTATTATCTCTGTTCTTCCTTTGTTGACATCTGAAGACTCCAAGAAGAAACCATCTTGTGAATCGTGTGATAGCGGCGAGCCTGCCCAAGGGAGATGTAACGAGTGCGACCACTTTGTCTGTGAGCAGTGCATCTCGGCTCATAAGAGATTACGACTACTACAACACCACACTCTCCTCAGTCTTGATGAGATCAAAAGCGGAAAGTTACTTTCGAAGAGCAAAACTTCCTACTGCACCAAACATGAAGGTGAAGTGCTGAAACTGTTTTGCGAATCTTGTAAGGAAGTAATTTGCCGGGACTGCACCGTCGTTGATCATAAAAATCACGATTACCTTTTCACAAGTGATGTAATCGCTCGagagaaagaagaaatattGGGAAGAGCAAAAAAAGTTGCATCAAAACTCACCGATATTGAACAGGCGATGGCATTGGTAGAAGAGACTCAACAACATCTCGAGGAAAATAAACGTGCGACCAGAAGGGATCTGGATGCGTTCATTGATAAGCAAATAGGTACTCTTGAGAAGATGCGATCTGATCTTAAAGGGGGGATTGAGTCAGCTTGTCAAAAGCATGATAAGCAGCTGACTGCTCAGAGAGAGACTCTATCCATGAGACTTGCAAGTGCTCGTAGCAGTTTGGAGTTTGCTGAGAGAATGTGCAGAGATGCAAATGATGTGGATGTCTTGTCCATTAGGAATGAAGTGCTATCCCAGCTATCGAGTCTTGCAGAGAAACCCGTGGATCAGCCTTGTACGGAGGTTGGAGTTCGTCTTGTAGTGGATGAGGAGTATTGGGATTCTTTGTCAAAGAAGATCTCAGTTGATGTGATTTCTGTTGGTGAATCTGAGCAAACAG GTCTTGAGCAGTCCGCCATCCTCAGCGGCAAAGGTCCAGAGTACCTCCGAGATCTCTTGGGAATCCTGAAGCCCGTGCAGCAAAGTCCCAAGAGTCGCTGGGTCAGATGTTTCTCAGCAAAGAGAGATGGCTGGGCTGCCAGGACCTTCCACGAAAAATGCGACGGCAAAGCGCCGAACATCGTACTCGTAAGCGTTGAAGGAAGATACGTGTTTGGTGGCTACTCTGACGTAGCGTGGACAA gaaaatgtttttacatAATTACAAGATTTTTCCTTGGACAACCCTTAAA gTTTACAAAGATGTTCCTGCAGAGGATCAGCCCAGTCCAGTG TCACAACAAAAGCAGAAAATTAAATATCTGTCAAAGCCCCTGGAAGGGGTGA
- the LOC116612999 gene encoding uncharacterized protein LOC116612999 isoform X2 — translation MTSASRRLEDEVTCSICIEHFNDPRVLPCLHSFCRHCLEELAVHSEGRGKLVCPLCKAEFQISPADVPSLKVNFMINSIISVLPLLTSEDSKKKPSCESCDSGEPAQGRCNECDHFVCEQCISAHKRLRLLQHHTLLSLDEIKSGKLLSKSKTSYCTKHEGEVLKLFCESCKEVICRDCTVVDHKNHDYLFTSDVIAREKEEILGRAKKVASKLTDIEQAMALVEETQQHLEENKRATRRDLDAFIDKQIGTLEKMRSDLKGGIESACQKHDKQLTAQRETLSMRLASARSSLEFAERMCRDANDVDVLSIRNEVLSQLSSLAEKPVDQPCTEVGVRLVVDEEYWDSLSKKISVDVISVGESEQTGLEQSAILSGKGPEYLRDLLGFLKPMQQSPKSRWVRCFSAKRDGWAARTFHEKCNGKAPNIVLVSVGGRYVFGGYSDVAWTKMTSASRRLEDEVTCSICIEHFNDPRVLPCLHSFCRHCLEELAVHSEGRGKLVCPLCKAEFQISPADVPSLKVNFMINSIISVLPLLTSEDSKKKPSCESCDSGEPAQGRCNECDHFVCEQCISAHKRLRLLQHHTLLSLDEIKSGKLLSKSKTSYCTKHEGEVLKLFCESCKEVICRDCTVVDHKNHDYLFTSDVIAREKEEILGRAKKVASKLTDIEQAMALVEETQQHLEENKRATRRDLDAFIDKQIGTLEKMRSDLKGGIESACQKHDKQLTAQRETLSMRLASARSSLEFAERMCRDANDVDVLSIRNEVLSQLSSLAEKPVDQPCTEVGVRLVVDEEYWDSLSKKISVDVISVGESEQTGLEQSAILSGKGPEYLRDLLGILKPVQQSPKSRWVRCFSAKRDGWAARTFHEKCDGKAPNIVLVSVEGRYVFGGYSDVAWTMSDRGRQSSTKSFLFTLCNKNGYRPEKLPLRRTPDRNAICDYTRCGPVFGGDHDLFIADNAGGNEGSYTWSQTYARPQGAPSDGPCDVFAGKYRFTPDEMEVFHEVVD, via the exons ATGACATCCGCCAGCAGGCGCCTCGAGGATGAGGTGACGTGCTCTATATGTATAGAGCACTTTAACGATCCTAGAGTGCTCCCTTGCTTGCACTCATTTTGTCGGCACTGCCTGGAAGAGCTGGCAGTGCACTCTGAAGGGAGAGGAAAACTTGTGTGCCCCCTCTGTAAGGCGGAATTCCAG ATTTCCCCAGCAGATGTTCCGAGTTTAAAGGTGAATTTCATGATCAACAGTATTATCTCTGTTCTTCCTTTGTTGACATCTGAAGACTCCAAGAAGAAACCATCTTGTGAATCGTGTGATAGCGGCGAGCCTGCCCAAGGGAGATGTAACGAGTGCGACCACTTTGTCTGTGAGCAGTGCATCTCGGCTCATAAGAGATTACGACTACTACAACACCACACTCTCCTCAGTCTTGATGAGATCAAAAGCGGAAAGTTACTTTCGAAGAGCAAAACTTCCTACTGCACCAAACATGAAGGTGAAGTGCTGAAACTGTTTTGCGAATCTTGTAAGGAAGTAATTTGCCGGGACTGCACCGTCGTTGATCATAAAAATCACGATTACCTTTTCACAAGTGATGTAATCGCTCGagagaaagaagaaatattGGGAAGAGCAAAAAAAGTTGCATCAAAACTCACCGATATTGAACAGGCGATGGCATTGGTAGAAGAGACTCAACAACATCTCGAGGAAAATAAACGTGCGACCAGAAGGGATCTGGATGCGTTCATTGATAAGCAGATAGGTACTCTTGAGAAGATGCGATCTGATCTTAAAGGGGGGATTGAGTCAGCTTGTCAAAAGCATGATAAGCAGCTGACTGCTCAGAGAGAGACTCTATCCATGAGACTTGCAAGTGCTCGTAGCAGTTTGGAGTTTGCTGAGAGAATGTGCAGAGATGCAAATGATGTGGATGTCTTGTCCATCAGGAATGAAGTGCTATCCCAGCTATCGAGTCTTGCAGAGAAACCCGTGGATCAGCCTTGTACGGAGGTTGGAGTTCGTCTTGTAGTGGATGAGGAGTATTGGGATTCTTTGTCAAAGAAGATCTCAGTTGATGTGATTTCTGTTGGTGAATCTGAGCAAACAG GTCTTGAGCAGTCCGCCATCCTCAGCGGCAAAGGTCCAGAGTACCTCCGAGATCTCTTGGGATTCCTGAAGCCCATGCAGCAAAGTCCCAAGAGTCGCTGGGTCAGATGTTTCTCAGCAAAGAGAGATGGCTGGGCTGCCAGGACCTTCCATGAAAAATGCAATGGCAAAGCGCCGAACATCGTACTCGTAAGCGTTGGAGGAAGATACGTGTTTGGTGGCTACTCTGACGTAGCGTGGACAA aaATGACATCCGCCAGCAGGCGCCTCGAGGATGAGGTGACGTGCTCTATATGTATAGAGCACTTCAACGATCCTAGAGTGCTCCCTTGCTTGCACTCATTTTGTCGGCACTGCCTGGAAGAGCTGGCAGTGCACTCTGAAGGGAGAGGAAAACTTGTGTGCCCCCTCTGTAAGGCGGAATTCCAG ATTTCCCCAGCAGATGTTCCGAGTTTAAAGGTGAATTTCATGATCAACAGTATTATCTCTGTTCTTCCTTTGTTGACATCTGAAGACTCCAAGAAGAAACCATCTTGTGAATCGTGTGATAGCGGCGAGCCTGCCCAAGGGAGATGTAACGAGTGCGACCACTTTGTCTGTGAGCAGTGCATCTCGGCTCATAAGAGATTACGACTACTACAACACCACACTCTCCTCAGTCTTGATGAGATCAAAAGCGGAAAGTTACTTTCGAAGAGCAAAACTTCCTACTGCACCAAACATGAAGGTGAAGTGCTGAAACTGTTTTGCGAATCTTGTAAGGAAGTAATTTGCCGGGACTGCACCGTCGTTGATCATAAAAATCACGATTACCTTTTCACAAGTGATGTAATCGCTCGagagaaagaagaaatattGGGAAGAGCAAAAAAAGTTGCATCAAAACTCACCGATATTGAACAGGCGATGGCATTGGTAGAAGAGACTCAACAACATCTCGAGGAAAATAAACGTGCGACCAGAAGGGATCTGGATGCGTTCATTGATAAGCAAATAGGTACTCTTGAGAAGATGCGATCTGATCTTAAAGGGGGGATTGAGTCAGCTTGTCAAAAGCATGATAAGCAGCTGACTGCTCAGAGAGAGACTCTATCCATGAGACTTGCAAGTGCTCGTAGCAGTTTGGAGTTTGCTGAGAGAATGTGCAGAGATGCAAATGATGTGGATGTCTTGTCCATTAGGAATGAAGTGCTATCCCAGCTATCGAGTCTTGCAGAGAAACCCGTGGATCAGCCTTGTACGGAGGTTGGAGTTCGTCTTGTAGTGGATGAGGAGTATTGGGATTCTTTGTCAAAGAAGATCTCAGTTGATGTGATTTCTGTTGGTGAATCTGAGCAAACAG GTCTTGAGCAGTCCGCCATCCTCAGCGGCAAAGGTCCAGAGTACCTCCGAGATCTCTTGGGAATCCTGAAGCCCGTGCAGCAAAGTCCCAAGAGTCGCTGGGTCAGATGTTTCTCAGCAAAGAGAGATGGCTGGGCTGCCAGGACCTTCCACGAAAAATGCGACGGCAAAGCGCCGAACATCGTACTCGTAAGCGTTGAAGGAAGATACGTGTTTGGTGGCTACTCTGACGTAGCGTGGACAA TGAGTGACCGTGGACGGCAGTCTTCCACCAAGTCATTCTTGTTCACGCTGTGTAACAAGAATGGCTACCGCCCTGAAAAGTTGCCATTGAGGCGCACGCCAGATAGAAACGCCATTTGTGACTACACAAGATGCGGTCCGGTGTTTGGTGGTGATCATGACCTGTTTATCGCTGACAACGCGGGGGGTAATGAAGGGTCCTATACGTGGTCACAAACGTACGCTCGTCCCCAGGGCGCCCCATCTGATGGCCCGTGTGACGTCTTTGCTGGCAAATACAGATTCACACCCGACGAAATGGAGGTATTTCACGAGGTGGTGGACTGA